Proteins from a single region of Bremerella sp. JC817:
- a CDS encoding DUF1573 domain-containing protein — protein MKPIAVLLVCLLVGSMAGFAVAYRDANMPNHFGPVTDPELGWKSIPITQDAPKVSVEGGTIHTFGRMELNSVGKHTFVVKNEGNAPLELTMEGTTCKCTMADMKEGDTLVVKPGDSTEIKLEWRPKAYQEDFAQTARIRTNDPRQSLLELRITGDVVQAIVLDPQEIRFTNLSAGESRTASTKVLSFKEPEFEMTNLRVTGDKSDLLTVTSRPLSKEELQETDGAMAGYMIVVEVKPGLPLGNNHHTIIADTTSEFAPVLELSVNTYIVGDISVIAVKKYDREKAVLYLNKLKQHDGLKTKLFLIVKGTHRNDVKIALKETVPSYLKVEVGEPESINDGSVQKFPVSIEVPADAPPGNYLGPDRENLGKIELSVEGHPEIEEVNIGVYFSVE, from the coding sequence ATGAAACCAATTGCCGTCCTTCTGGTTTGTCTTCTGGTGGGCTCGATGGCAGGCTTTGCCGTCGCCTATCGCGATGCCAATATGCCCAATCATTTCGGCCCGGTGACCGATCCGGAACTGGGTTGGAAATCGATCCCGATCACGCAAGATGCTCCGAAGGTCTCGGTCGAAGGTGGCACGATCCACACTTTTGGTCGCATGGAATTGAACTCGGTCGGCAAGCACACCTTCGTGGTGAAGAACGAAGGGAATGCTCCTTTGGAATTGACCATGGAAGGCACGACCTGCAAGTGCACCATGGCCGACATGAAAGAAGGAGACACGCTGGTCGTGAAGCCAGGCGATTCCACCGAGATCAAACTGGAATGGCGTCCGAAGGCGTACCAGGAAGACTTCGCCCAGACCGCCCGTATCCGCACGAACGATCCTCGCCAGTCGCTGTTAGAACTGCGAATCACCGGCGATGTGGTTCAGGCCATCGTCCTCGATCCTCAGGAAATTCGCTTCACCAATCTGTCGGCCGGCGAATCGCGAACCGCTTCGACCAAGGTACTGAGCTTCAAAGAACCTGAGTTCGAGATGACCAACCTGCGAGTGACCGGCGACAAGTCGGACCTGCTCACCGTGACCAGCCGCCCACTCTCGAAAGAAGAGCTGCAAGAAACCGACGGCGCGATGGCTGGCTACATGATCGTTGTCGAAGTGAAGCCAGGCCTGCCGCTGGGCAACAACCATCACACGATCATCGCCGACACCACCAGCGAGTTCGCCCCCGTGCTCGAGCTGAGCGTCAACACGTACATCGTTGGTGACATTTCAGTGATCGCCGTCAAGAAGTACGACCGCGAAAAAGCGGTGCTGTACCTCAACAAACTGAAGCAGCACGATGGCCTGAAGACGAAGCTGTTTCTGATCGTGAAAGGGACCCATCGCAACGATGTAAAGATCGCTCTTAAAGAGACCGTTCCTTCCTACCTGAAGGTCGAAGTGGGTGAGCCGGAATCGATCAACGACGGAAGCGTCCAGAAATTTCCGGTCTCGATCGAAGTTCCCGCCGACGCACCTCCCGGCAATTACCTCGGCCCTGATCGTGAGAATCTGGGAAAAATCGAGCTATCCGTGGAAGGTCATCCTGAGATTGAAGAGGTCAATATTGGTGTTTACTTCTCTGTCGAGTAG